The following is a genomic window from Inquilinus sp. Marseille-Q2685.
CGTAGAAGTCGAGATAGCGGCCGAAATGGCGGTAGCCGTGCTGCTCGTAGAGCGCGATCGCCTTGGCGTTGTCCGGCCGCACCTCGAGCCGCAGGAACAGCGCGCCCTCGTCATGCGCCGCCCGCTCCGCCGCCTCCAGGAGCCGGGCGCCGAGACCGCGCCCGCGGGCCTCCGGGTCGACCGCGAGGGAATAGAGCCGGGCCAGCGCCGTGGTCCGGCGCAGCAGCACCAGGGCATAGCCGAGCAACCGGCCGCCCCCCTCCGCCGCGAGGCAGACCGCGTGGCCCCGGGTCAGCAGGTGCAGGAAGCTGCGACGGCTGAGCCGGTCATGGTCGAAGGCGCGGGATTCGATCTCCAGCAGCCGCGGCACGTCATCGGGCGTGGCGCGCCGGATGGTCTCGGCAGTCGGGGCGGCGGATCTGTCGTCGGGCATCGCGCGGTCGATTCTCGATCTGGTTATCGCGCCGATACCGGTCCGGCACCAGGGTGTATTCGGAGATGACCGCGAATTCATCCACCCGCCACCAAAAGCTGTGTCATCGTCCCGCGCCATGACCGCGACGGACGCCACCCTGCCCCGCCCCCGCAACCGACTTGCGCCGCTGTTCGGCGCGCTGCGCCTGGCCGGGGCGCTGCTGTGGCTGGTGCTGCTGCTCGGCGTGCCGTCGGCCCCGGACGGCTGGCAGGTCTACGGCCTGGCCTCGGTGCCGGTCGAGTTGGCGGTGCTGGTCGCCGCCCTGGCGCTGGTGCCGCCGCTGCGGCGGTCGCGCGCCGTCGCCGGCGTGCTCGGCGGCCTCGGTCTGCTGGTCGCGGCGATCAAGCTGGCCGACCTCGTCACCCAGCTCTCCTTCGGCCGGCCCGTCAGCCTCTATGTCGACCGGCTGCTGCTGGTCAACGGCATGCATCTGGCGACCGGGGTGCTCGGCGCCGTCGGCCTGATCGGCATCACCCTCGGGGCCGTCGTCGCCGGCTGGCGCATCTGGCGGGCGACCACCCGGTCGGTGCGGCTGCTGCAGCAGGCCCTCTCCGTTTCCCCCGCCCGGCGCGGCATCGCCGGCAGCCTGGCGACGCTGGCCATCCTGGTCTTCGCCGTCGGCCAGGCCGTGCCGGATGCCTATGGCCCGGCCCGCCCGGTGAACGACACCGCCAGCTTCATGGTCGCCGACCAGGTCCGCCGTCTGATCCCGGCCCTGGCCATGGAAGGCCGATTCCGGGCCGAGGAGGCCGTGGACCCGCTGGTCGGCGGGGTGTCGCGGACGCCGCTGGGCGGGCTGGGCGGCGCCGACGTCACCGTCGTCTTCCTCGAATCCTACGGCCGCAGCGCGCTGGAGGACCCGCGCTTCGACGCCCTGCCCAAGGCCGCGCTGGCCGAGATGGCGCCGAAGCTGGCCGCCGCCGGGGTCTACACCGCCTCCGGCTGGCTGGCGTCGCCGACCCGCGGCGGCCAGTCCTGGCTGGCGCATGCGACGCTGGCCAGCGGCATGCAGATCGACGACCAGCTGCGCTACGACCTGCTGGTCACCGGCAAGCGCATGACCCTGCCCCGCCTGTTCGCCAAGGTCGGCTACCACACCGGGCTGATCGCCCCCGCGATCACCGGCAGCGAGCCCGAGGCGAAACGCTTCTTCGGCTTCGACCAGACGCTGTTCGCCGACGATCTCGGCTATGCCGGCCCGCCCTTCGGCTGGGTGACGATGCCGGACCAGTACACGCTGGCCGTCTATGACCGCTGGCGGCAAAGCCAGCCGAAGCCGTTGTTCAGCGTGGTGGTGCTGGTGTCCAGCCACGCGCCCTGGACCCCGGTGCCGACCCTGGTCGAGGACTGGGGCATGATCGGCGACGGCAGCCTTTACCGCAGCCTGCCGGCGACCGGCGGCACGCCGGAGGAGGTGTGGAGCGACCCGGACCGGATCCGCGAACAGTACGGCCGGTCGATGGCCTATTCGCTGCGCTCGGCGCTGGACTATGCCGCCCGCGTCATGGGCGACCACACGCTGATGATCGTGCTGGGCGACCACCAGCCGGCACCGATCGTGACCGGCCCCGACACCCCGCGCGACGTGCCGGTGCATGTCTTCAGCCGCGACCCGGACCTGGTCGCCCGGTTCCGCGACTGGGGCTTCGTCGACGGGCTGAATCCTCCGGCAACCGGACCGGTGGCGCCGATGTCGACGTTCCGGGATGCGTTCGCCAGATCCTTCTCCCCGTAAAAGCGAGTCAAACACGCGTGTCAATCTGTGAGAATGCAGACCAGCATCTGCCGCCGCGCCTGGGTTCGTCGGCTTTTGCACTGCACACAGAGCGGCTAGGGTAACATCGGAACAAATTCACGAAGGTTGCGTTGATCGGACGGTTGCGGCACGCGGCGCGGGGCGGAGGCGTCGTGGAACCGGGACCGGGCTGTGGGGGTTTGAGCCGTGCGCGGCGCAGCGGCGTTCGCGTGGGGCGGGTCTTGTCCACGAACCGCCACAATCGCGATCGATGGTGCCTGGATGTTGCAGTGCAAAAATCCGGTGGTGGTGACGTGGGGCTGACCAGACGCCAGATCTTGATGGGCACGACCGCGCTGGCGGCGTCGTCACTGTTCGCGCCCGGCCGGCCCGCCGTCGCCGCCCCCAGCCTGGGCGAGACCACGCCGTTCAGCATGACCTGGCTGATCGACCGGGCCAAGACCGTGTCGCAGGCGCCTTTCGTGCCGCCGGACGAGAACCTGCCGGCCGAGATCAAGCAGCTCAGCTACGACCAACTGCGGGCGATCCGCTTCCTGCCCGAGCAGGCGCTGTGGCGGCCGGAGAACCTGCCGTTCCAGATGCACTTCTTCCATCTCGGCGCCTATTACGACAAGCCGGTCCACATCTTCCAGGTCGACGGCTACCAGGCGCGCGAGGTGCTGTACCGCCAGGACCTGTTCGACCTGGGCGGCACCAAGTTCCCGGAGACGCCGCCCGACCATCTCGGCTTCGCCGGCTTCCGGCTGCATTACGCGATCAACCGGCCGGAGTTCCTGGACGAGATCGCGGTGTTCCTGGGCGCCAGCTACTTCCGCTGCCTGGGCCGCAAGAACATCTACGGCCTGTCCGCCCGCGGCCTGGCGATCGATACCGGGTCGACCCGCGGCGAGGAGTTCCCGCTGTTCCGCCAGTTCTGGGTCGAGACGCCGGCCCCGGACGCCAAGCAGATCCGGCTCTACGCCCTGCTCGACAGTCCGGGCGTCAGCGGCGCCTACAGCTTCCTGATCAAGCCGGGCGAGATCACCACGGTCGATGTCGAGGCGACGCTGTATCCGCGCCACGCCATCGAGAAGTTCGGCATCGCGCCCTTGACCAGCATGTTCCTGTTCGGCCCACAGGACCACAGGACCTTCGACGACTTCCGGCCGGAGGTGCATGACAGCGACGGGTTGTCGATGTGGAGCGGGGCCGGCGAATGGATCTGGCGGCCGCTGCGCAACCCGTCGCGCCTCCTGATCAGCTCGTTCATGGACGAGAACCCGCGCGGCTTCGGCCTGATGCAGCGCCAGCGCTCCTATGCCAGCTACCAGGACCTGGAGGCGATGTACGAGCGCCGCCCCAGCCTGTGGGTCGAGCCGCTGAGCGGCTGGGGACCCGGCGTGGTGCAGTTGGTCGAGATCCCGACCGACGCCGAGATCCACGACAACATCGTCGCCTTCTGGGTGCCGAAGCAGCCGGTCGACGCCGGCCAGGAATGGAAGCTATCCTATCGGCTGCACTGGGGCATGAATCCGCCGGTCAGCAGCGACCGCGGGATCGTGGTATCGACCCGCACCGGGGCCGGCGGCGTGTCCGGCGGCGACAACAAGTCCAGCGATACCCGCAAGTTCGTGATCGACTTCCGGGGCGGCGCGCTTGACTCTCTGCCGGAAGACGCGTCATTGGAGGCCGTGGTCACGGCTTCCGCCGGGGAAATCCAGTTCCCCGTCGCACAGCGGAATCCGGAACTCGGCGGCTGGCGGGCCTTCTTCGATCTGAAACCCGCCGGCGACGATCCTGCCGAGCTTCGGTGCTTCTTACGGCAGGGCAGCGATGCCCTGACCGAAACATGGAGTTTCCAATGGACGCCTTGACGACGCATCGGAATCGTCCCATGTCCCAGGTCGGGTCACGCACCCCGGTCAACATCAACATGCCCGACAACGTCATCGCCTTCTTCCAAGGCCTGGGATTCACGGATCCGGCCGCACTGTCCGGCGCGATCGAGACCGCGTTCTGCGACGTCGATCCGTCGACGATGCCGGCCCCCGCCCTGCTGGAGCACGCCCGCCGGCGTACCGCCGACTGGTTCGCCGTGGTGCTGAACCGCAGCGAGCGCGACGACGACGCGGTGCTGACCATCGGCCGCGCCGCCTATCCCCTGACCGCCGCCGCCCGCCGCTGGCCCGAGCACTTCCTGTCCGAGGATCCGCTGCCGCAGGCGATGGAACAGGCGCTGCGCCGGGTGTCGCCGGTGCCGGTACCGCGCTCCAAGCCGACGCCGATGCTGGACCAGCCGCTCGACCCGGTCTGGGCCGGCGAGCCGCTGAAGCGCATCTTCGGCTGGTGGTCGCCCGAGGCTGCCGAACGGCGCCCGGCCTGACGGAAAGGCGATCTCCTAGCCGATGACCGGACTCGAAGCGGCGTCCTACGCCTCCGCGGCTCGCTGGCGCCGCCTCGCCGTCTTCGGCGCGACCGCGCTGTCGACCCTGGCCGCCGCCTTCGCCCTCTACCGGTTCCTGTCGGTCGGCGGCGTCACCGGGCTGGAGCTGGCCCTGGTGGTGATGTTCGCCATCAACTTCTCCTGGATCGCGCTGTCCTTCTGGACCGCCCTGCCCGGCTTCCTGACCCTTCTGCTGCGCTGGGGCCAGCCCGGCCTGGCGTGGCCGCAGGGGGCCGAGGCGGTGGCGCCGCTGAAGAGCCGCACCGCGGTACTGATGCCGGTCTACAACGAGGACACGACCGGCATCTACGCCAACCTCCAGGCGATCCACGACAGCCTGGCGCGGACCGGCCATCTCGACGCCTTCGACATCTTCATCCTGAGCGACACCACCAACCCCGACGTCTGGGTGGCGGAGGAGATCGGCTGGAGCGCGCTGTGCCGCCGCACCGAGGGCAGCGGCCGCATCTTCTACCGCAAGCGCCGGCACAACGTCGCCAAGAAGGCCGGCAACATCGCCGATTTCTGCACCCGCTGGGGCGCCCGCTACGACTTCATGGTGGTGCTGGACGCCGACAGCCTTATGGCTGGCGACACGCTGGTCACCATGGCCCGGCTGATGC
Proteins encoded in this region:
- a CDS encoding sulfatase-like hydrolase/transferase produces the protein MTATDATLPRPRNRLAPLFGALRLAGALLWLVLLLGVPSAPDGWQVYGLASVPVELAVLVAALALVPPLRRSRAVAGVLGGLGLLVAAIKLADLVTQLSFGRPVSLYVDRLLLVNGMHLATGVLGAVGLIGITLGAVVAGWRIWRATTRSVRLLQQALSVSPARRGIAGSLATLAILVFAVGQAVPDAYGPARPVNDTASFMVADQVRRLIPALAMEGRFRAEEAVDPLVGGVSRTPLGGLGGADVTVVFLESYGRSALEDPRFDALPKAALAEMAPKLAAAGVYTASGWLASPTRGGQSWLAHATLASGMQIDDQLRYDLLVTGKRMTLPRLFAKVGYHTGLIAPAITGSEPEAKRFFGFDQTLFADDLGYAGPPFGWVTMPDQYTLAVYDRWRQSQPKPLFSVVVLVSSHAPWTPVPTLVEDWGMIGDGSLYRSLPATGGTPEEVWSDPDRIREQYGRSMAYSLRSALDYAARVMGDHTLMIVLGDHQPAPIVTGPDTPRDVPVHVFSRDPDLVARFRDWGFVDGLNPPATGPVAPMSTFRDAFARSFSP
- a CDS encoding glucan biosynthesis protein, whose protein sequence is MGTTALAASSLFAPGRPAVAAPSLGETTPFSMTWLIDRAKTVSQAPFVPPDENLPAEIKQLSYDQLRAIRFLPEQALWRPENLPFQMHFFHLGAYYDKPVHIFQVDGYQAREVLYRQDLFDLGGTKFPETPPDHLGFAGFRLHYAINRPEFLDEIAVFLGASYFRCLGRKNIYGLSARGLAIDTGSTRGEEFPLFRQFWVETPAPDAKQIRLYALLDSPGVSGAYSFLIKPGEITTVDVEATLYPRHAIEKFGIAPLTSMFLFGPQDHRTFDDFRPEVHDSDGLSMWSGAGEWIWRPLRNPSRLLISSFMDENPRGFGLMQRQRSYASYQDLEAMYERRPSLWVEPLSGWGPGVVQLVEIPTDAEIHDNIVAFWVPKQPVDAGQEWKLSYRLHWGMNPPVSSDRGIVVSTRTGAGGVSGGDNKSSDTRKFVIDFRGGALDSLPEDASLEAVVTASAGEIQFPVAQRNPELGGWRAFFDLKPAGDDPAELRCFLRQGSDALTETWSFQWTP